The following are from one region of the Aspergillus chevalieri M1 DNA, chromosome 1, nearly complete sequence genome:
- a CDS encoding GNAT family N-acetyltransferase (COG:S;~EggNog:ENOG410Q1V2;~InterPro:IPR000182,IPR016181;~go_function: GO:0008080 - N-acetyltransferase activity [Evidence IEA]) yields MLVSYSALYAAEHRKPTAPTKSVAAPAPAFTLDTIHHIEEAHMIHLGRQVEVSKQLFPNEDFKLHQVPSGGVAALTIPFLGQQINRTLGLGMEGPVTDYDIRELEELHRASNLPVSVLLCPYADPSALQMLAVRGYGVDSFLNIYARSLNDIPVNMDQEPEYTFGFDTRVSRAPATEAGMAAFVHNSVAGFMDSGRPVTFLRAVAEMAALRKDTILYLAKIDGQIAGCGALALMETEYGRVAHIYIDSTTPAFRGRGVQRALIRARVLDAKRLGYNFVTVHANPGIGTGRNVEKEGFRLAFTKPIFTKRQN; encoded by the coding sequence ATGTTAGTCTCATACAGTGCTCTCTATGCCGCAGAACACCGGAAGCCGACAGCTCCTACCAAGTCTGTCGCGGCGCCGGCACCGGCATTCACCCTCGACACCATCCACCACATCGAAGAAGCCCATATGATCCATCTGGGTCGTCAGGTCGAGGTCAGCAAGCAACTATTTCCCAATGAAGACTTCAAGCTCCATCAAGTCCCCAGCGGTGGTGTGGCTGCCCTCACCATCCCTTTTCTTGGTCAACAAATCAACCGCACTCTGGGTCTGGGCATGGAAGGCCCCGTGACAGACTACGACATCCGAGAACTCGAAGAACTTCACCGCGCATCCAACCTTCCTGTCTCGGTTCTCCTTTGCCCCTATGCCGACCCTAGTGCTCTGCAGATGCTGGCCGTCCGCGGCTACGGAGTCGACAGCTTCCTCAACATCTACGCTCGTTCTCTCAACGATATTCCCGTCAACATGGACCAGGAGCCAGAGTACACATTTGGCTTCGACACGCGAGTTTCAAGAGCACCTGCCACCGAAGCTGGAATGGCAGCTTTCGTGCACAACTCCGTCGCCGGCTTCATGGACAGCGGCCGTCCAGTGACATTCCTGCGCGCCGTGGCAGAGATGGCTGCCCTGCGAAAAGACACGATCCTCTACCTGGCGAAGATTGATGGCCAGATCGCGGGATGTGGTGCTCTGGCTCTCATGGAGACAGAATACGGGCGAGTCGCTCATATCTACATCGACAGCACTACGCCCGCATTCCGGGGTCGTGGTGTGCAACGAGCATTGATCCGGGCGCGTGTCCTAGATGCCAAACGCTTGGGTTACAACTTTGTGACCGTCCACGCCAATCCGGGTATTGGGACTGGGCGAAACGTGGAGAAGGAAGGCTTTAGGTTGGCCTTTACCAAGCCTATCTTCACGAAGCGACAAAACTAA
- a CDS encoding MFS transporter (COG:G;~EggNog:ENOG410PFE6;~InterPro:IPR020846,IPR011701,IPR036259;~PFAM:PF07690;~TransMembrane:12 (i73-97o109-128i140-160o166-185i197-217o229-249i304-323o335-361i382-401o407-426i433-452o472-495i);~go_function: GO:0022857 - transmembrane transporter activity [Evidence IEA];~go_process: GO:0055085 - transmembrane transport [Evidence IEA]) has product MSAGAQHKLFQPLQKPLHDQDHDPIPPGSSGSGSTVAPSEASNDSTSSLVVVDWDGPDDPEKPLNWSRAKKRAIISSVCLMRFTTPLASSMMAPALLQIGDEFSGTSEMLITFTVSIYIIGFGIGPLILAPLSEIYGRNLIYNVGNVLFTLFTAMCGVSPNATALLIFRLLAGVFGGAPLTNGGGTISDLVPVNERGLIMSIFSLSMLIAPVVGPIAGGFLSQAANWRWIFWLLTILSGFTTIVCFVFLRETYGPVLLERKAARMRKETGNPHIQSANKSPLPLGQLFRQVITRPVEFLYKSPVSIVMALYMGLVYGIIYLLFTSFTQVFEDTYGFSQGVAGLCYVGLGLGCATQLFSGHYSDKLYMQLSQRNGVQRPEYRLLLLIPAALSLPVGLVIYGWTAEFKIHWIVPIIGTFFIGVGFSGSMTSVQTYLVDAFSSYSASALAANNVVRSIAGGVVPLAGPSMYGKLGLGWGNTLLGLLGLVFGLTPMYFYRYGGTKKEKKEEKEIPV; this is encoded by the exons ATGAGCGCAGGCGCACAACATAAACTCTTCCAACCTCTCCAAAAACCTCTCCATGACCAAGATCATGATCCTATTCCCCCGGGCTCttcgggctctggctcgACAGTCGCACCTTCAGAAGCCTCTAACGATAGTACCTCGTCCCTTGTTGTGGTGGACTGGGATGGCCCGGATGACCCTGAGAAGCCGTTGAACTGGTCGCGTGCTAAGAAGAGGGCCATCATTAGCTCTGTTTGTCTAATGCGGTTTACTAC TCCGTTGGCTTCGTCGATGATGGCCCCGGCCCTGCTCCAAATTGGTGATGAGTTCTCTGGTACTTCAGAGATGCTGATTACTTTCACTGTTTCTATTTAT ATCATTGGCTTCGGTATCGGTCCTCTCATCCTCGCTCCCCTCTCCGAAATATACGGACGCAACCTCATCTACAACGTTGGAAATGTTCTCTTCACCCTCTTCACGGCTATGTGTGGAGTTTCTCCCAATGCAACTGCGCTTTTGATCTTCCGTCTGCTTGCTGGTGTCTTTGGCGGTGCCCCGTTGACCAATGGCGGTGGTACCATTTCGGATCTTGTTCCTGTTAACGAGCGTGGACT CATCATGAGTATCTTCAGCTTGAGTATGCTTATCGCACCCGTCGTCGGCCCTATCGCCGGTGGTTTCCTCTCCCAAGCCGCGAACTGGAGATGGATCTTCTGGCTATTGACCATCCTGAGCGGTTTCACCACCATTGTCTGCTTTGTTTTCCTCCGTGAAACCTACGGCCCGGTTCTTCTCGAGAGAAAGGCAGCCCGCATGCGCAAAGAAACTGGCAACCCCCACATTCAATCCGCCAACAAGTCTCCGCTTCCTTTGGGTCAGCTCTTCCGCCAAGTCATCACCCGCCCCGTCGAGTTCTTGTACAAGAGTCCTGTCAGTATCGTCATGGCGCTGTACATGGGTCTGGTTTACGGTATCATTTACCTTCTGTTTACGTCGTTCACCCAAGTCTTCGAAGACACGTATGGATTCAGCCAGGGTGTCGCCGGTCTTTGCTATGTTGGATTGGGACTTGGTTGCGCTACGCAGTTGTTTTCGGGTCACTACAGTGACAAGCTCTACATGCAGCTCTCGCAGCGCAACGGTGTTCAACGCCCGGAATACCGTCTACTCCTCCTGATCCCTGCCGCCCTTTCCCTTCCAGTTGGACTTGTAATCTACGGCTGGACCGCAGAGTTCAAGATCCACTGGATCGTTCCCATTATCGGTACCTTCTTCATCGGTGTTGGTTTCTCCGGATCCATGACCTCTGTTCAAACATATCTCGTCGACGCCTTTAGCTCATACTCCGCCAGCGCCCTCGCAGCCAATAATGTCGTCCGCAGTATCGCAGGCGGTGTGGTCCCTCTTGCTGGACCAAGCATGTACGGAAAGCTCGGACTGGGATGGGGAAACACCCTTCTGGGTCTGTTGGGTCTTGTTTTCGGCTTGACCCCGATGTACTTCTACCGGTACGGCGGCaccaagaaggagaagaaggaggaaaaggaaatacCCGTTTGA